One stretch of Mobula birostris isolate sMobBir1 chromosome 5, sMobBir1.hap1, whole genome shotgun sequence DNA includes these proteins:
- the LOC140198435 gene encoding probable G-protein coupled receptor 139: protein MVAMAVADLLVIIFDVILYEINDMYFPGSLLDYTPICSLNIALVFAAIDCSVWLTVAFTFDRYIAIGCPKLRGKYCTERTATKVILIVFGLSFVQNIPIFFENEHVYIIDNIPYLCKVKSYLSSLTIWVAYFFVDIILTPLVPFLSVALLNALTTRHILQAARIRKGLRGKGSLEDYNDPEIVNRRKSIILLLSISSCFILLWLVTFVHSICTQLVGVQFMLTDYNHPFATMEHTGYMLQCLSSCTNTFIYAVAQAKFREAFAKSVKYPFTLVKNIFQVIQTSH, encoded by the coding sequence ATGGTTGCAATGGCCGTGGCGGATCTACTGGTGATAATATTTGATGTAATATTGTATGAGATTAATGACATGTATTTTCCGGGCTCACTCTTGGATTATACACCTATCTGCAGCCTCAACATCGCCCTAGTCTTTGCGGCCATCGATTGCTCCGTCTGGCTAACTGTTGCCTTCACGTTCGATCGATACATCGCCATTGGTTGTCCGAAGCTGAGGGGAAAATATTGCACAGAACGGACTGCCACAAAAGTTATTTTGATTGTCTTTGGACTAAGTTTTGTACAGAATATTCCAATTTTCTTTGAAAATGAACATGTGTATATTATTGACAATATACCGTATCTCTGCAAAGTGAAATCATATCTCTCTAGTTTAACGATATGGGTTGCATATTTTTTCGTTGACATTATATTAACACCGTTGGTACCATTTCTGTCGGTTGCGCTGCTTAATGCGCTGACAACCAGACACATTCTACAGGCCGCTAGAATAAGAAAGGGACTTAGAGGAAAGGGGAGTCTCGAGGATTACAATGATCCGGAAATTGTGAATCGCAGAAAATCGATCATATTGCTTCTCTCTATATCAAGCTGTTTCATACTGCTATGGCTGGTAACGTTTGTACATTCAATATGCACACAACTTGTAGGCGTTCAGTTTATGCTCACGGATTATAACCATCCTTTCGCCACCATGGAACACACTGGATATATGCTTCAGTGCCTGAGTTCGTGCACCAATACATTTATTTATGCTGTGGCTCAGGCTAAGTTCAGAGAAGCATTTGCGAAATCTGTTAAATATCCTTTCACTTTagttaaaaatatttttcaaGTCATTCAAACCTCACACTAG